TAATAAAACGATAATCGCAAATTGGAAAATGAACCCGGCTTCACTAAAAGAAGCGGATATACTTTTAAAGAGAATATGGCTTGGCCAAGATAAAAAATTAGGCAATTTGGATTTGATAATCACGCCGCCTTTTATTTATTTGGAGCCGTTATTATTGAAAGCCAAAAGTTTGAGGTTAAAAGTTAAATTCGGAGCGCAAAAT
The bacterium genome window above contains:
- a CDS encoding triose-phosphate isomerase, which encodes MKNNKTIIANWKMNPASLKEADILLKRIWLGQDKKLGNLDLIITPPFIYLEPLLLKAKSLRLKVKFGAQN